A DNA window from Callospermophilus lateralis isolate mCalLat2 chromosome X, mCalLat2.hap1, whole genome shotgun sequence contains the following coding sequences:
- the LOC143638494 gene encoding bone morphogenetic protein 15-like → MVFPNTLRILLWGLVLSLKHGVQMEKLDHPSIIPLPMEFPTLPQYHELVEEEPQNQQREPQLGVYPLQYMLELYQRSVDPDGRPRKNRTIRATMVRLVRPLAYVARPKRGSWHMQTLDFPLGPKREVYQLVRATVVYHQQLHLAHFNLSCHVEPWAPQSPSNHFPSGRNSSKPSLMSKAWTEMDITQHILQTLWNHKRHRVLRLHFMCRQQKGSMVPGIQWNGTSPLDTAFLLLYFNDTHKSGQKAKLPSGLEEILEGGSSLLRRVRQAGSILPRVSDSSQKQHGSANNQSANNQCSLHSFKVTFQQLGWDHWIIAPHHYTPNYCKGSCPRILHRGLNSPNHAIIQNLVNELVDKNVPQPSCVPYQYAPMSILLIEETGNIQYKEFEGMIAQSCTCR, encoded by the exons ATGGTCTTTCCCAACACTCTTAGAATACTTCTTTGGGGACTGGTGCTCTCCCTGAAACATGGGGTCCAAATGGAAAAGCTAGACCATCCCTCTATTATCCCCCTGCCAATGGAATTCCCTACCTTGCCACAGTATCACGAGCTGGTAGAAGAAGAACcacaaaatcagcagagggagcctCAGCTTGGAGTATATCCTCTACAGTACATGCTGGAGTTGTACCAGCGTTCAGTTGATCCTGATGGACGTCCTAGGAAGAATCGCACCATCAGAGCCACTATGGTGAGGCTGGTGAGGCCTTTGGCCTATGTAGCAAGGCCTAAAAGAG GTTCCTGGCATATGCAAACCCTGGACTTTCCTCTCGGACCAAAGCGGGAAGTGTACCAACTAGTCAGAGCCACTGTGGTTTATCATCAACAACTCCATCTAGCTCACTTTAATTTATCCTGCCATGTAGAGCCCTGGGCCCCACAAAGCCCAAGCAACCACTTTCCTTCAGGAAGAAATTCCTCAAAGCCTTCTCTGATGTCTAAAGCCTGGACAGAGATGGACATCACACAACACATTCTGCAGACACTCTGGAATCACAAGCGTCACAGGGTTCTAAGACTTCACTTTATGTGTCGGCAGCAAAAAGGTAGCATGGTTCCTGGGATCCAATGGAATGGAACTTCACCTTTGGACACTGCCTTTTTGCTACTCTATTTTAATGACACTCATAAAAGTGGCCAGAAGGCTAAACTTCCCAGTGGACTAGAGGAAATATTAGAAGGGGGATCTTCTCTTTTAAGGAGGGTCCGGCAAGCAGGCAGCATCCTGCCTAGGGTTTCTGACTCTTCCCAGAAACAACATGGGTCTGCAAATAATCAGTCTGCAAATAATCAGTGTTCCCTTCATTCTTTTAAAGTCACCTTCCAGCAGCTGGGCTGGGATCATTGGATCATTGCTCCTCATCACTATACCCCAAACTACTGTAAGGGATCCTGTCCTCGGATACTACACCGTGGTCTCAATTCCCCCAATCATGCCATCATTCAAAACCTTGTCAATGAGCTGGTGGACAAGAATGTCCCCCAGC